From Hermetia illucens chromosome 6, iHerIll2.2.curated.20191125, whole genome shotgun sequence, one genomic window encodes:
- the LOC119660145 gene encoding protein takeout-like, translating into MTNSVILLVTIFLFVNLVNCIDFPKDIPQCKNDDQSCLQQAIDEVVHNHFSGHRGLHLIPIDPLKIRSMLIAQNSESPVSITLKFTEFLLIGFKNMKVYSSSGFKKDIMNSNFEVDVKIPSLVLTGPYEIKGRVLVLPITGHGQSNLTLENVDAKIKLLGHPETKDGEEYFHLTKVKLDFDITRLRVNFENLFNGDKALGDNMNLFINENWKEIFAEINQSIAEAISEVLLIAIQGPFSAIPYRKLFLP; encoded by the exons CTAAAGATATTCCCCAATGCAAAAATGACGATCAAAGTTGCCTGCAGCAGGCCATCGACGAAGTGGTTCACAACCATTTTAGTGGTCACCGGGGTCTACATCTGATACCAATTGATCCACTGAAAATTAGGTCCATGTTAATTGCACAAAACAGCGAAAGCCCAGTTAGCATTACACTGAAATTCACGGAGTTCCTTCTAATCGGATTCAAAAACATGAAGGTTTACAGTAGCTC AGGCTTCAAAAAAGACATTATGAACTCCAACTTTGAAGTGGATGTAAAAATTCCATCACTGGTTCTCACAGGACCTTATGAAATCAAGGGTAGAGTTCTGGTCCTACCAATTACTGGCCACGGACAGAGTAACCTAACTCTTG AAAACGTTGATGCAAAGATCAAACTTCTCGGTCATCCTGAAACAAAGGATGGAGAGGAATACTTCCATTTAACTAAAGTGAAATTGGATTTCGATATAACCCGACTGCGTGTGAATTTCGAGAATCTATTCAATGGTGATAAGGCATTGGGCGATAATATGAATCTATTCATAAACGAAAACTGGAAGGAAATTTTCGCAGAAATTAATCAGTCCATTGCTGAAGCTATTAGTGAAGTATTACTAATTGCGATACAAGGACCCTTTTCTGCAATACCTTATAGGAAGCTATTTTTACCctga